Part of the Nicotiana sylvestris chromosome 5, ASM39365v2, whole genome shotgun sequence genome is shown below.
AATGGTGAGATGGTTCCTTTAGAAAAGCAATGGAGGCGTACCATTGAGAAAGATACATTATCTGTCTTGATAAAAGGATTCATATATGATATCCAAAAAAGATTTGAATCAGAGTTGAAGAAAAGGGGTGATCAAATTCCACTTGAATTTTCAAATGAGAACTTATCAGAATTTATCTGTGAGATAACAGCGTTGCGCCATGAACTAGAGACCTTGTATAGTAGACATGAGGAGGGAAGGAAAACAATGAACAAGCAAGATTTCTTAGgccaaaagttggcaaaggtacGTCGGACGTGTAGTGAGCCTTTGCCAAAAGATGCTCGTCAACTGTCTGATCAAGAGGACCAAGAAGATGGTGGGAGTAATTATGTTGCTAAGCTGATTAAGAATCATGAGTCAATTATAAAGAAGCAGTTCGAAGATCGCAATTGTAAATCCATTTTCCACAAATAAGACATGGAACTTGATATCTTGGACAGAATGATAAAAGACATCATCACAAGATTGGATGTTATAATAAGCTCACTGAACGTTAAGTCAATCGATAAGAAACATGTGAAAGAGAAAAACTTGGAGTCAATAAAAGGCACTGCTACTTTATTGCTAAGTCAATTTGATATAGAAGATGGGAATTTAGAAACATTGGTTAAGAATTTTAGAGATGGCAACATCTTACCAGAGACAATAGGGAGCCTATTGAAAGAGGATGTCTACATGGTACTCTTCATTGAAATGGTTAAGGCATGTAAGGAGGAAAAAGATGATATTGATATGGAAATTCAAATAAGAGAAGATATATACAAGTTTATCATGGTTGAGGCTGTGAAAGATGTACATACCAAATTTTCGGAATATTTGAATCCTGCTTATAAGAAGGTGGAAATTGATGGAACTGAGGAAAGCCTGATTCAAAAGCTCGATTCTTTGTTAAAATGTCTCGAGTCAGGGGAAGATCTAATGGCGAAAGCAAGTTCTGAGAGAGAAGAACACAATGTGCGTCATGAACTTGAAATCTTGGAATGTGATGAGGTTGAGGAGCGCGAGACTATTGAATGGCTGTTGAATGATGATGAGTGCACTTTCACTTCTGTGAACGAAAAACTAGAGATCGCGATGAGACAACTGTCTACAAGCAAAGAATTGTTGTTTGATTTGGAACAAAGTCTTGGAATTTCACCTGATGTTTTAGCAAAAAGTACTGATGATTGCCTACACATAAACACTAGTAGTGTTGTGTCTCAAACTGAAGAACCACAAGGGTTGTCAGTTATTAATCCATCTGATGTTTTGATCTTAGCACAGATAGCAGATTTTCATCAAGTGATTCAAGAATTTGAGGTCAATGTAGTTCATAATATAGACACAAAATCGTCGAggtattcaattttttttttcatctgTTTTTTTCTTCTCAGGCCTCAGTTCATAATAGGGACTAATGAGAATGTTACATTACCTTTTTTCCAGGTTAGAGAAACTGAAACACCAATTCCACAACTTAATTGTTGAACCAGTTGCtttaataaagaaaaggaaattgcTTTACAAGAAGGCTTTCTTAGCAAGATGTCAGAATCTAAAATTGGCTGAAACTGAGGTACATTTTATTGAATTTAATTAGAAAATTAATAAACATGCTTAAGCATCTTGCTATATTGTTaagcctttttttcttttttcctgttATAAGATGCGCGAATTTAAGAGTTTCAAGTTAGTTTTCTTTATTGTTTCCCCTTTCATCCACACGAAAATGACAATTCTTTTTAAACGATGGTGAAGGATCGGAGTGAAAATTGAAATTTATACAACTCTATGTACAATAGAGATTCTGTTTAGATTTTTtcctctttatttatttattatgtaATATTTGTTGAAGGACAATTTTATTTATTGCTAAAAGAAAAAACATGGAGTAAGATATTTAGCATTTAATGTAGGTTATTGATAAGATTGGTGTTTTTAAAGGTGGATTTGCTGGGGGATCAAGTAGAAGCACTTTTGCATCTGCTTGAGAAAATATACGTGATACTCGACCAAAATTCAATTGTTTTATCTTGCCGTTTTCAGGTCAGCAACTACCAAACATAATATGGTTATATTATTTTTAGTATGAATTTGTGATTTATGAGTTAtgactctttttcttctttttcctttaaaCTTTATTACAGGTATTTCATATTTGTATTCGTTGTATTAAGTTTTATCTATTTCGTTACTTTTTAGTTTTTTCAATTATGCAGGTGTTTGACATCTTAAAACTTATCAAAGACAAGTTGGAAGATGCAGTTGCTTGTGTATCTACTTCTTAGTATATAAAATCaaatatttaatttttgtataACATGCTCATTTGCTTATATGAACATAGAACATAAGAACAAAGGCGTATATAGGATTTAATGATTACGGGTGCCATTGTATTGAATGTGAATTTACTGTTAGTCAATGAAGTTGATAGGATGGGTATCTGGTCAGTTCGTGTAGTTTTAAATTTATTTGTGTGATTCAGTTCATTTTGAATTAATTTAGTTCGATTTGCAAGGTTTTTTTGTGCATAAATAAACACGTGATAAGCAAACTAAAAAtgtttgattctttatttgaaaTCAAGAAAAAGAATAACATTAACTAAATAAAAACGAAAAAATAATATCCTAACAACCATCAAACTTGTTGGTTTGTCTCTTGTTTGTCAAAGGTCCAACACCTTGCTTTTCCTTTCCACTGCCATTGCCCTCAAATATTTTTCCTTgtcatttctgatttttctctaCTCTTTTGCCTTGTCCTTGTTCTCATTTTTGGACTTTGAAGTGGTAGAAAAATAAGAACTTTTATGTCCTAACCGGAAATCACCCAAAGCATCCGCAGCACGATGACACCAGGAAGGTCTTTTACGTTTTGCCTTCGGAGTTCCATATGCACGTTTTAATAGTGTAGCCTGACCAATTATACTTGGCAGCATCTAAACAAAGTAGTTAACTAGCCAGGTTATTGGAAAAATCTGAACCAATAAAAAAGACATGCTACAAAACGTGCCAATCATGGCTACAAGTCAGTTTTTCAGCAAAATAACCGCCCAACTACCCGATGTGCATTGCACACTTACGCATGTGCCAAGTTTTGGAGCCTGCCTTGACATCCATCAGTTGTGCCAAGCTGCCCACAAGCCGTGACAACAACTTGTATGCGTTTGTGCACATGCCTCTACCTTGCCTTTGTCATGCCATGCCATGACCTTATCTTGCCTTACCTTGCTCATGTCTTCCCTTTGCCTTGCCATGTTTTGGCCCTGCCTTGACATAGATTTACCTTACCATTGTCCTGCCAACCTATACGTCCATGTGAAATGTCTTTGCCTCCGTCAAGGTGCGTTTGTAAACCACACATAGTCTGTCATGCTGAGTTGTCCGTCATGATATTATTGGCGAATCTCCTTAGTTATTTTGTTTCCTTtatttgtgcagattttggtgtaTCTTTAGTTTGTCAATTACAGCTCATTATCCTATAATTTAGGAGTAATTCTTGGTTCATCCTTTATATTTAAAGTGCTTTGTACATCATGAATAAATGAATGAGCCTTCATACTCTTCCTGCTGTGCACCTTTATGGTATCAGAGCTTTTCAAAGCTCCAACGAGAATCAATTGTCTGCTCGTCTCCTTTAAACCTACCTCATAATTTCTATGTCAGCCATGGTTAATCCAAGCAACTCTATCATCCCTGCTAATGTTCAATTTAATCCAGGTTCCCAACTTTCTCTAAAGCTCACTGGTCCGATCAATTTTGTCAATTGGAAGGCCCAAGTCGAGTCTCTGATGTTGGGACACGACATCTTTGGCTATCTTGACGAAACTATGATAACACCACCAAAAACTGTCACCATCAACAACTCAGAGGAACCCAATCCCAAATATAAACTCTGGTTTCATCAGGACCACTTGATCCGCAATGCATTGATGCCACCTATCGTTCGAAGGACCTCAATACCCAAGAAATAGTGCagttgtccaagatctttgagaGAGAATCTGGTAGAAAGAACCTGTATAGCTTGTTTAATAACATCATAGCTGGAACCAGTGATAATAATGTCACTGACATATACAAGAATGTAAACCAACACTCTATTATGATGACAAATAAATAGAGAAGAGTCAGAGTTAGTCTTTTGAAAGCCAATCTGAACCAAGAATTGCTTTAATTTAGAGTACCAGGTGCGAGGGGCCTGTTTGAGGCCGTAGATTGCTTTCTTTAATTTGCACACATAATGAGGAAAATCGGGATGAGCATACCCCGGAGGTTGACGCATATAGACATCTTCTTCAAGGTGTCCTTGAAGAAATGCGTATTCATGTCCAGCGGGTGCAAATGCCAATTATGCTGAACTGCAAGTGATAAAATGAGTCTAACAGTGACAGATTTTACCACTGGACTGAATGAAGAGTGATATTCTACACCTGGTCATTGGGTAAAACATTTTGCAACCAACCGAGCTTTATACTTGTCAATACTTCTATCAGGTTTGATTTTGATACGATATATCCATTTGCAGTCAACTACATTTTGGGCAGAGGATGGCGGTACAAGCTCCCACGTCGTGTTGTTCATCAATGCTTCAAACTCAAGTTTCATGGCTTCTCTCCAATGTGCACTCTTTTGGGCTTGATTATAGGTGGTGGAAAGTGGTTCAGTAGTAACAATGGCAAGGTAATCAAAAACTTATTTGGGTTTGCTAATATTGTTCCGTGAGCGAGTCACAAGTCGGTTAACAAAGGGTAGTTGGGTATGGGGTATAGCTGTGGTAGATGGTTGGTTGAGATTCAAAGATGGGATAGTCACTGGGGCAGATTGTTGGGTTTGCCGATTTCGGCGTTGATACTGGATTAGTGGCTGGGATGTTGGTGGAGTAACAGTAGAGCAAACTGGATCAGTAGGGTGTTGCGTGTCGGAATTAGAGACAGTGGCAAGAGCCGGCGCGACCATGAGATAGACTTGGAGATGAACCTACAGAGGAAGCTGCTAGAAATTGTAGAGCTACCTTGATTGGCAATGGAAGCTCATGATTTTCAGACGGTATAGATTTGGGGCTAGAGTCATGTGACTCTTTTTGTAGGATATCCCAATATATAtttgaaattcttttcttttttaaagataaaaatatatcAGAAAAAAGAAATTTATATTCATAAAAAATAACATCTCTTGAAACATATATCTTTTGAGAGATAGGATCATAACACTGATGGCTGTGATAAGTATTAGAATAGCCTAGGTATACACAAGGAGTGGACCTAGGTTCTAATTTGTGTTTTGCATATGGTTTAAGCCATGGATAACAGAGACAACCAAAAGTACGAATTGTGTGGTAATTTGGAATTTCTCTAAATAATCGTTGGTATGGAGAATCATTATTGAGTGTGGGGATAGGCAGTCTATTAATCAAGAATGTGGCTTGTTGAcaaacaaatgaccaaaatactGGAGGCATGGAGGCTTGATGTAAAATGGTTTTTGCTGTTTCAATAATGTGTCTATGTCTACATTCTGCCATGGCTACTCTTTGTGGTGTGTATGGTGGTGATACAAGGTGTTCAATGCCATTGGTATGAAGAAATGGTTTGAGGCCTTCAAACTCACCACCACCATCTGTGTAAAGCGAGAGTATTTTTGTATGAAAATAATTTTCAACAAGGGGTTTGAATTTAGAAAATATTGTTTGGACCTCGCTTTTGATTTTAATCGTATATAAACAAATATATTTTGTGAATTGATCAACAAAAATtacataatataattttttatcAATTGACAAAATAGGCGAGGGCCCCAAAGATCACTAAAAACAATTTGTAAAGGCTTCTTGCTCAATAGAGTATTTTGAGAAAAAGGTTGCCCATGGCTTTTATTGGAACAACACAAATTACAATGATCAAACTTTGCAGAATTTGAAACTGGAATTGAAAACTTGTAAAAAAGTGTCTTGAGCACTCTTTTATTTGGATGTCCTAATTTTCTATGTCAAGACTCCAGAGATTCCGCCTTGTTGGTTTGGTAGCTCAAATTGCATTGGTATCCTCCGGAGGGCCACTCATAAAGTCCTTCCTTATTCTGGCCTCGTGCCAACGGCGCCCTCGTTCTCAAATCCTTCACAAGAAAATCATAGGGAAAAAATTCAATTGATGTCAGGTTATCTTTACAAAATTGAGACACAGATATAAGGTTACGTTTAATATCTGATGCACACAAAGTATTCGAAAGCTGAAACTTTTGTTTGAAGCATTTATTTGAACATGACCAGTGTGAGTTATAGGGATTTTATTACCGTTGCCCATCGTAATGTCCTCCGTACCAGTGTAGTCATCTAAATGTTGAAGATTCTGAGTATCAGTAGTcactgtcgacgccccctttttctatgggtcgaaatcgggtatacgacattgggaggacaactctattccctttcgagaattaggttttggaattttgaagagtcgccacctaatgattatagtacattaggacactttaagaaaggtttgagttggaaaaaaaccagagttcggataagggctagaaattatctcgagggaaaggtgttaggcacccctcaagatccactagtgtggtcccgaccatgttacaattgtgactttacaagtaaacaatcaaggctcaaataaggacttgcatacaacattgcaattaggttgaaaacttttgaaggtaagtagagaggacaaaaatttatgaaaaaaagatttgaatggtttcacgagaagagatgaaagcaaataaggggagcgggggtcctaggtttacgattaatatggatcatttcaatgcaatacccaacaATCACTCCTaaaaaagaggggtcgcacgtgatattaacgcatcggtcatcatctccatatctacccttaccaccccgttaaggtattaaagcgcgaaatagtatcgttacttattgcatgctattacccgtcccaatcctatcagtcccggaggcatatgggactactaatcctaaaggggagggagctgGGGCTTTTGCAGtttttaaaaaggataaaattctaaggcgacattcaaaacattTACAACAAGTATTGGGAAAGCAAGTAAGCAGatatggctcaaataaacctctttaaatcagagaaaatcatatagtttagcatgtcttacacgtactgattaggtctgaattaaacttaaacattaaggcaggctgatttatcacatatttttagataagaagtccgaattaggtctgcctgctggttgtaattatgaaagactgatgcaattatagtttttaccctaaagcttgcctaggtgttaaatggaacttataggcatgatatctattagttttaaaaataaagaagtaaactgattgcagaaaaaagaattgtcaattacagggaaataagatctgcaggcgttaaacattattgctactgattttaggcttataagcgagttgacgattcaggtttgGTTGATAGctcatataggcatgctttctaagcgttactgattttaagcgCTGTTATTGttatgcagaaatcctataggcaggttatctatgtgcagttagttatttaaatcttataaacagatttgcctagtgatagatgcatatgcaaaatgcaggaagtcctataggcatattacctatatgatatgaagaatttcaaaaatgacttatagacatggtatctatatgaagtgcagaaaaacctatgaacatggtatctacatgaaatgcagaatttcagaagtatatgaattccctatgaacatggtatctacatgaaatgcagaatttcagaagtataggaaTTCCCTATGAatatggtatctacatgagatgcagaatttcagaagtatagtaattccctatgaacatggtatctacatgagatgcagaatttcagaagtatagtaattccctatgaacatggtatctacccctttgcatgcaGGACTAACCCTCCCTTTTTCACAAAACCCCAgcagtttattacaagattattacagaccagaatgaataagaaaaagataagaaatatatcagaaattaaagattccaaccaaggagagcctaattcagaccccaggtctaaaatatgaaataaaccaacttccaaagatcagatttccaaagcctttctcttatttgggatgtgtcaaagttccaaggagcttcaagaactccaggcaatgcttacacccccaAATATCATTGCAGAatcagattatagtgcagtgtggaagggccaaccctcaaatgtccaagctcAGAGGGAACTTaaagtcccaaggcaaggctcataggagggggggggcagaacttagaggctAGGAGTAAGTGCAAGTGCAATAGTGGGGAATTAGGGGAAGTCCAGCATAAACCGGTGGTCATACCCAACAataaggagtgctggcacaccctaaCCAGTCTACTAGGCCACATTTTGGGAGTtaagatccattgaggatcaggttcagacctgagcagcaatttggatacttCCAGGCCTTAAACCTTAaatcaaacacatagaagggagtaggGGTATTAGGAATTCACaacaaacagcagatgcaaagagagagtagcatattcaatacagaacatgaacagGAAAGTAGCCAagagtgtagcaactgtaaagtaaacacatagggatgatgctggaatcaaaattaggacatactagttttagggaaacaaataagtgaaagcagAAGTCTTGTAAGCCAAATTACAAGCAAGCAGTGCAAAAGATCTCATAAGAGAGTAGAgaattgaaagagtattgtaattgagagtgtgtgtgtaagagtatgcaattcaaAGTCTGTTCAAGTGCAGAAGAGTAGTCCCCTTTTATAGTGAAGAAAagaagtaagaaaaggtaaggaaatagtttgcaatcaatcataTAAAGTCTctctttggttaagggattctgatttaaAACGGGcataagacaattaaggaaagaatttgattaaaaccttttccaaagtaacataataagggtaaatacacagggtttatttaaggcaaaagtccaatggtacatggtttgtgaaaaataaggaaagggaatcaatcaaacagccagtaaaatcaaagctgcaagctttgttcgaatgaaccaagtcagaaaaagggtaaagaaaggttcaattagggaaaatcagtaacaatcaagtaaacaccattaaaggaattcggaatcaattagtagttggcaaaaccttttgaaagaagagttctcatatataaagcacacaaatatgtgaatcaaTAAGAGGcttgtcaaattatttagaagagagtttaatcgaagagaagttcagaatcataagcaaaaagatACAGGTTCAATTTTCatactcatagtgagtctgagagtccagggtcccaaagtgtaactcgaacacaaaaatcaaaatcgtcaaaggaaaccccccaaatcctagggtttcaaaattgAATCAGACATGGAAGTGAGAAAGCAAGTCATTTGTTTCAGAGTCTCAACAAAACAGATATGATAGCATGTTTGaatgacaaaggaagaaaaatcatgaagaacatatttgagaaaactcggaagctaaacaagttcagaaggAGGAGATAATACAAACGTGAACACAAGTAGATGAAGCATGTAAGAACATGAACAGAGTCCAGTAAACAAGATTAAATAACTTAACGGTAAACACACATagtaaaagagtaaagaaaactaaGCAGGGATTAACAGGAGTGCATAGCAGAAAAGAAAAGGTAGAAGACAGTACATGCGTAATAAAGAGTAATCATACCAGCAGGGTATGGAAAAACACACAtaaagtaaagaagaagaaaaatcagaaagatCTTTCCCAAAAAatcctttcagaaaccctaaagtcgaagagaaacgattttgaaaagaaacttttggggaaaacactttagATGGCAAGAAAAGCATAGATACAGTATAGATCTAAGCAAATAACGGTGAAAGGAccttgaatagcttagggtttcggagaaaccctagaaatgagaaaggcttggaaacaggtctgatcttgagtcggagaggtcaagaatcaggctcctgagtcttgaatatgccggagcatggccggaggaGCCATGAAATCAAAGGTCTGAGAAGATCGGAGAGGGAATCgtcgaggtcaggcctcgaagcttcgaacaacccTGGCTTACTGGTGAAGATAGGTGAGTACCAactatccatggcctgagaagccatggattccggtgaccgGTGGTTGAAAAGggggtaggaggaggctagggtttcggagagtttttgagaggatttgagagggtttgggattcaaaggcggcggtccaggtgagaatgagggattagggtagtcaCCTGTGTTTAATTATGGTTGGACGAATAGTGGCCGTTGAtccgaatgatcaacgacctagatttaaGAAGGTAGGTGAGGAACCAGGTTGGGTCGTTTGAGTTGGGTTAGGGGTTGGGTCAAAAGGAATTGGGCTGgtccgaatttgagtttgaaattgtgtcaattttaggctaaaatcgaaatgtaatgggctacaattgaaacgaactgaggccaaaatttaaatagccagttttcctttttattttataaaaatagtaaaaaataattttgaaaggaaattaaaagcactggatccgttaatagtatataaatattaatttaaaaatattggaaccaatttcataattataaaatgctgttaaatcttaaagtaggctaaaattgcaattatatgcaatttagcttttaaaataccaaattaatttgtaaaaatatatgaaaagtaacctacctatattttggtataaatatgagaataaaataagttattcaccaaagtgataattttgggaataattattgagcaataaatcaatttaaaaatcttttaaaaaattggaaaatactaaaacacttgggcatactaatatatgtatgtatatgatatttgaaagtatttgcatgtaaaagaaatacatagggaaaaattgggtatcaacaactgcccctctttacccgggaaggatgaaagagttgtcgggtaaagatatgatggccaattttgaccgaaagagATGATTTGCAAAGAATTCTGACCAAGCTCTGGCTCttgagcttcctacatatccctggtcttacaggaatcaggccatatgtagttcaggatccatctgTGAAATATGCCGATAGAGTTATTGAAAGGAACGAACGTGATGCCTAAGTTGAGAAGGATAGTTGAAGTCTGATAAGCTGCgagaaccggagcgggatcgctacTACTGAGATGGCCGtttgctagccggtgtacctgcaagtgGGCAATACAGCATAGATTGTACATacatttaaacgtgatgcaagttcccattggaccatgaatgctgtctttggacggttaggatatACATTTAGTTTTATCCTTTATATTCTTTTTTTCACCCAATTATATCCTTTATATATTAATGAAACGTTTTTCCTCCATTTCAAAATCCAAAAGCTCAAAGCATTGGCGCCAATAATAACACAGCACCAAAAAAAACACGCACACAGACATAGCAACGAGAGAGATTCATCTTCAAACGCCATTGATGGAGCACAAAAATCACCGATCAAAAGCCATCTCCAATCAAGCTAAAAATCCTCTCAATTTACATTATGTATTTTGAATCAAACCCTTAAGTTAATTTCTCTCGAGCTTAGCATAACCTTCATATATTTGTTGTTTCCTTATGTGGAGGAGCTTGAGTTCTGCGTTCAAATTTGCAGTTCCTGAATCATCGCCGAAGGAATCTTCTGTGTTCGAATATGTAGTTTCTGAATCATCGCCGAATAAATCGATTGGTAGTTCTCTCATTTCACTGAATCCGTTGCTGAGGTAACTTCGAAAATGCATTTCAATTCATCAATTTTTTGTGGGACCTAGCAAAataaattgtcacgaccccaaaccagaCCCGATCGtaatggcacctctcgtgaagacaagtccaACCGACACAATCCTCAAGTTCATTCCAAAaattaataagtcaatttaagcctATTTAGTTAATCAGGTATTGCATAATGTAACTTTAAAAGAACAGTGTGGAAATAGatacaacccgacatcggggtatcacaagttacgagcatctactaaggtctaaaatacaatgaaatttctgtaaatgtactaaatacagtctaataacATCAAAGGGAGAAAAGTAGTGTTGCGGACGTCGGATAGCTACCTTGCTAAGCTCCAAAGACTCTTCCTTTGATCAACCAATACTCGCTACCGGGTGTAgaaatacctgaatttgcacacaaggtgcagggagtaaagtgattagtccaactcagtgagtaataatcaaaactaaagactgagtgataggaaatcatgaaaagtacgtcaacatgttgtatagagtagtacaaaaccagtaagaaagaatagaagctgtgaaatctcttaaaacatcttagctcagttttaaacttctttaaaaatgactttttaacagttaagcaattgaatgcaaagCAATTAGAACAAATAAgcacataaaatccgccccttgggcacaaatacacaattaaacaggtaaatgacagacaaataagagaGATAAGCACATAAGGATTGCccatcgggcacaatgtcaacaataccagcccctcgggctatatctaacatcataatgggtacccgcgctcactgggggtgtgcagactcctagaggggccccttatg
Proteins encoded:
- the LOC104228379 gene encoding WPP domain-associated protein; protein product: MDNLFGEIDCRSKSDGIVMGILRSAMDKAHEKVQSEAGSIEFLHERSKFYELAVILVESGLSIVQQETDILESNREKVISDLTEMRHWLLGRIKVMKLLITEKDRELTERTENELKLRQVLESKERELVFIRDKFELQRTKSEGSQDLRLVLKNEAKECETSDSKLDSELLNEGSCQNDLYVSYHIPEIKPMTDHSLRPEQNNVIQQMSSDIYILKETLDFAFGRRDNGEMVPLEKQWRRTIEKDTLSVLIKGFIYDIQKRFESELKKRGDQIPLEFSNENLSEFICEITALRHELETLYSRHEEGRKTMNKQDFLGQKLAKVRRTCSEPLPKDARQLSDQEDQEDGGSNYVAKLIKNHESIIKKQFEDHMELDILDRMIKDIITRLDVIISSLNVKSIDKKHVKEKNLESIKGTATLLLSQFDIEDGNLETLVKNFRDGNILPETIGSLLKEDVYMVLFIEMVKACKEEKDDIDMEIQIREDIYKFIMVEAVKDVHTKFSEYLNPAYKKVEIDGTEESLIQKLDSLLKCLESGEDLMAKASSEREEHNVRHELEILECDEVEERETIEWLLNDDECTFTSVNEKLEIAMRQLSTSKELLFDLEQSLGISPDVLAKSTDDCLHINTSSVVSQTEEPQGLSVINPSDVLILAQIADFHQVIQEFEVNVVHNIDTKSSRLEKLKHQFHNLIVEPVALIKKRKLLYKKAFLARCQNLKLAETEVDLLGDQVEALLHLLEKIYVILDQNSIVLSCRFQVFDILKLIKDKLEDAVACVSTS